AACGTACTGCCCCGAGGTTGGTCCGCGGCAGGTCGCCCCGCTCGTCGAGCGACGGGCGGTCGTGCGGCTGCGCCGGATGGCCCGGGCGACCGGCCCAGAGGTCCGTCAGAGGTCGGAGGAGAGCACCGTCCGGCCGCCCGCGCCGGTCACCACGACCTGCGTGACGTCGCCCCGCAGCGCCGCCGACTGCAGGAAGCAGGTCATCGGCGAGGAGCCCACGCCGATGAACTCCCCGGCCGGGACCAGCCGTCCGTCGTCGGTGCGGAACGCGGCCTGGAACGTCTCGCCCTCGGCGAAGCCGACGGCGACGATCCGCAGCTCGACGCCCCAGGTGTGCGCCACGAGGTCGGCGCTCTCCACCGAGACCTCCTGGTCGGCGCCGACCTCCATCGAGATCGCCTCCAGCGGCGGCTGCGGCGGCTCGGGCGCCGTGGCGCGGCCGACCGCGCCGCCGACGCCGAGCGCCACGACCACGGCCGCCGCAGCACCGAGCAGCCGCAGCCGCGAGCGGCGCCGCCGCGCGACGGCGGCGGCCCGGCGCCGGCCGAGCTCGTCGGCGTCGTGGTCGACCACGTGCCTGCGCCACCGCCCGGCGTACGCCCTCGCCCAGCCCGGGCGGCACCGGCGCGGGGTCGGTGAACGACGAGACGTCGACGCCGCGCAGCGCGCGGGCGACGGAGACCAGCCCGTCGAGCTCGGCGCGGCACTCGGCGCACCCGTCGAGGTGCGCCCGGACCCGGTCGGCCTCGGCGTCGGGCAGGTGGCCCGACGCGTAGGACCCCAGCAGCTCCCGCAGCTCGCGGTGGCCGTCGTCGAACGTGCTCACAGGCTCACTCCCATCTCGTCCATCGCGGCCCGCAGGGCCCGCATCGCGTAGAACACCCGGCTCCGGAGCGTGCCGACCGGGATCGACAGCTCGGCGGCCACCTCGTCGTAGGGACGCCCCAGCAGGTGGGTCTGCACCAGCGCCTCGCGGTGGTGCGGGGCCAGGCGGCGCAGGCCCTCCTCGACGAGCCACCCGTCGAGCACCGCGTCCGCGTGGTCGCCCACCGAGCCGGCCGCCGCCTCGACCGTCGGCGGGTCGGCCAGGCTGCCCTGCCAGGGCCTGGCCCGGCGGGCGCGGGCGTGGTCGATCATCGTGTTGCGCGCGATCCCGAACAGCCAGACCCGCAGCGAGCCGACCTCGGGGTCGAACCGGTCGGCGTGGCGCCACGCCTTCACGAACGTCTCCTGCGTGACGTCCTGGGCCGACATCGGGTCGCCGAGCCCGCGCAGCACGAAGCGGTAGACCTCCGCCCCGTGCTGACGGTAGGCAGCCATCACGCCGTCCTCGTCGCCGAGCGAGGGGACGCTGCCGTCGGGGTCGCTCACGCCACGCAGTCTTCCGGTCACGCCCGTGGGTACGGCGCGCGACACGGCGCCGTTCAGCGACCGGGGCCTTCCCACCGCTCCGGGTGGGTCCGTGAACACGGTCCCGTCGACCGCCGTACCCACCTGTGTCGACCGCCGCACAGGCGGACGGCACGCAGGCGGCGCAGACCGTCGCCGGACGACGACCAGGAGGGCGGACAGCGATGTCAGCACGAAGGACAGCCGGAGCACGCGCGACGACGGGGGTGGCCGCGTCGGCGCTCGCGCTCGCAGCGTTCGCGGTGGCACCAGCACACGCGGCCGACGGCGCCAGCACCCCCGGGGCGGCCGCCACGGCCACCGGCACGGTGGAGACGAAGGCCGCCAAGGGACGTACGTGGCGGGTGCGCACCGAGAAGCAGCTGCGCACCGCGGTGCGCAAGGCCAACAAGAGTGACGGCAAGGACCGCATCGTCCTGCTGCGGAGCATCCGGTTCGACACCCGTGGCTCCGCGAGCGGCGGAGCGGGACGCGGTGACCTCGACGTGCGGGGCAGCCTGGTCGTGCTCGGCCGCGGCAAGACGATCAACGCCCGGAAGGTCGACCGCGTCTTCGACGTCCGCTCCGACAGCCGGCTGGTGCTCAAGCGCGTCACGCTGCGCAACGGTGCGCCGGCCGAGACCGAGAGCGGCGGACTGGTCCGCAGCCGGGGCACGGTGGTCGTGCGCAAGTCGCACCTGCTCGACTCGACGGTCGCGGGGGCGGGTGCCTCCGGCGGCGCGGTGATGAACGACGGTGGCACGGTGCGCCTCGTCGACACCCGGGTGCGCGGCAACGCCGCGGAGCGCGCGGGCGGCGGCATCGAGGCCAACGGGGGCAGCACGACGCTCGTCCGCAGCCGGCTCACCGGCAACGCGACGGGCCCCGGCCCGGGCAACGGCGGCGGGCTGCACCTCACCGGGACCGGCGCCGTGCTCGTGCGCGACGGCCTCGTCGCGGGCAACACCGCAGGCGCCGAGGGCGGCGGTCTCTGGAACTCCGCGACCGGCACCTTCACCGTCGAGCGCACCACGGTCCGGCGCAACAGCGCGGCCGGCGCTGCGGCGGACCAGGGCGGCGGCGGTCTCTTCAACGACGGCGGCGCGCTGACGGTGCGCGGCAGCGAGATCAGCGACAACACCGCGACGGGCGCGGCCGGCTCGGGCGGCGGCCTGCTCAACAACCTCGGCACCCTCGTGCTGGTCACCAGCGAGGTGCGCGGCAACTCCGCGCCCCGCGCGGGCGGCGGCGTGGAGGCCAACGTGGGGACCACGACCGTCATCGGCTCGACCCTGCTCGCCAACAGCACCGGCGCCGCACCCGGCAACGGTGGCGGCCTGCACCTCACCGGCGCCGGCACGGTCACCGTCGACACCACCCAGGTGGTCGGCAACACCGCCGTCGAGGGCGGCGGCCTCTGGAACGCCGCCACCGGCACGATGACGGTGACCGGCTCGACGATCACCGGCAACTCCGCGTCGGGCGCGGCGGCCGACCAGGGCGGCGGCGGCATCTACTCCGACGGCACCACGACGGTCAACGGCTCGACGATCTCGCGCAACACCGCGACCGGCGCGGCCGGCTCGGGCGGCGGCGTGCTCAACAACCAGGGCAGGCTGACCGTCGGCGGCACCACGCTGGAGGGCAACACCGCCAGGCGCGCGGGCGGTGGCATCGAGGCCAACCTCGGCACGACGAGCGTGGCCCGCTCGGTGCTCAGCGGCAACGACGCCGGCACCGCCCCGGGCAACGGCGGCGGCCTGCACCTCACGGGCGCCGGCACGGTCGAGGTGTCGCAGAGCAAGGTCTACGACAACCGCGCCGTCGAGGGTGGCGGCCTGTGGAACTCCGCGACCGGCACCATGTCGGTGACCGACACCCACCTGCGCGGCAACGTCGCCAGCGGGGCGGCGGCCGACCAGGGTGGCGGCGCGATCTACGACGACGGCGGTGACCTCACCGTCATGGGCGCCACGATCGAGGCCAACCGCGCGACCGGCGCGGCCGGCTCCGGCGGCGGCATCCTGTCGCTCGGCGGCGGGCTGACGATGGGCTGGAGCGCCCTCGACGGCAACTCCGCCCCGCGTGC
Above is a genomic segment from Nocardioides okcheonensis containing:
- a CDS encoding sigma-70 family RNA polymerase sigma factor, producing MSDPDGSVPSLGDEDGVMAAYRQHGAEVYRFVLRGLGDPMSAQDVTQETFVKAWRHADRFDPEVGSLRVWLFGIARNTMIDHARARRARPWQGSLADPPTVEAAAGSVGDHADAVLDGWLVEEGLRRLAPHHREALVQTHLLGRPYDEVAAELSIPVGTLRSRVFYAMRALRAAMDEMGVSL